The DNA region GTAGGCGGGTTCCTGGAGCTTGACGCCGCCGTAGCTGAACCCGGAGATCTCGACGTTGTCGACCTCGCAGCCGGTCCCCTTGACCGTCACGCCGCTGTGGACCGGGCGGTCGAACTCGACGTACTCGTCGATCGAGCCGGTGACCCGCAGGCCCGTGACGCGCACGTCGTCTTCGGTCTGGAGCGGTCCCTCGCCGTAGACCTCGTCGGCGCGGATCTCGCCGCCGGGGGCGCCGTCGATACCGCGGTTCGAGGCCAGGGTCACGCCCGCGGGGACCGTCAGCTCCCGGTCGGGGACGTTGATGCTCGCGCCCGGTTCGACGTACACCACGTCGCCGCTAGACGCGTCGTCCAGCGCCGATTCGAGTTCGCCCCGCGTCGAGACGACGGCGTCGGCCTCCGACTGGGGGACGGTCCCCGAGTACCCCTCGCCGCCGCCCACGACGGCGGTCGGTTCCGGCGCCTCGTACTGGCTCAGGTCGATCGCGTCGCCGTCCACCCGCACTTCGGCGTGGTCGACGTCCGGCCCGAACGTCAGCAGCTCGCCGCGGAACCGGTAGGTGTCGCCGTAGCCGTTGCCGGTGTAGCCGTCGGCGCGCCAGGTGCCGTCGCCGGTCTCGGTGACCGAGTCGTTGTCGCCGGCGGCGTTCTCCTCGGCGTCGGTGACTCGCGTGATCTCCCCGGTGGTGGTGAACGCGTAGTCCAGTTCCGAGGGGTCCTCCGTGGTGAGCACCTCGATCGTGCGTTGCTCCGGTCGGAACTGTTCGAGGTCGACGGCGCTGCCGTCGACGCGCACCTCCGCGTAGTCCGTCACGGGGCCGAAGTCGGTCAGTTCCCCCTCGAAGGTGTAGGTGTCGCCGTAGCCGTTGCCGGTGAAGCCGTCGGCGGTCCAGGTCCCGTCGTCGTTCTCGGTGACCGAGTCGTTGTCGCCGGCGGCGTTCTCCTCGGCGTCGGTGACTCGCGTGATCTCCCCGGTGGTCGTGAAGGTGTAGTCCAGTTGCGAGGGGTCCTCCGTGGTGAGCACCTCGATCGTGTGTCGCTCGGGTTCGGAGTCGGACGCGGACACGAACCGACTCAGGTCGACGGCGCTGCCGTCGACCCGGACCTCGGCGAAGTCCTCGACCGGACCGAAGTCGGTGAGGTCGCCGTCGAAGTAGTAGGTGTCGCCGTAGCCGTTGCCGGTGTAGCCGTCGGCGGTCCAGGTCCCGTCGTCGTTCTGCGAGACGCTGTCGTTGTCGCCGGCGGCGTTCTCCTCGGCGTCGTAGTTCGGTTCGATCTCGCCGGTCGTCGTGAAGGTGTAGTCCAGCTCGGAGGGGTCCTCCGTGGTGAGCACCTCGATCGTGTGCTCGTACTCGGCGACGAGGTCGTCGACGGTGACGGCCTCGCCGTCGAGGTAGAGCTCGTAGGCGCCCGTCGCGGAGAAGTCGACGACGCGACCGGTGACGGTGTAGGCGTCGCCGAAGCCGTTGCCGGTCGTGCCGGTCGCGGTCCAGGTCCCGTCGTCGTTCTCGACGACGGCGTCGTTGCTTTCCGCGGAGTTGCGCCCGTTCCCGGTGTCCGGGGTGATCTCCCCGGTCGCCGTGAACTCGTAGTCGACCGCGAGGTCGCCCGTCTCGGTCGTCTCGCCCGTCGAGACGATCTCGAGGTGGCGCGTCGCCGGCGCGCCGGCGGCCTCGCCGCCGAACAGCGCGCCGGCCGCCGCGGCCCCCGCCCCGATCTTCAGGAACGAGCGACGGTCGAACCCCTCGCCCGGTGGTAGCCGGTTGCGCCGAGTTTCCTCGCTCGTACTATCCGGTTCGTTCTGGTTACCGTTCACCA from Halosimplex halophilum includes:
- a CDS encoding right-handed parallel beta-helix repeat-containing protein encodes the protein MVNGNQNEPDSTSEETRRNRLPPGEGFDRRSFLKIGAGAAAAGALFGGEAAGAPATRHLEIVSTGETTETGDLAVDYEFTATGEITPDTGNGRNSAESNDAVVENDDGTWTATGTTGNGFGDAYTVTGRVVDFSATGAYELYLDGEAVTVDDLVAEYEHTIEVLTTEDPSELDYTFTTTGEIEPNYDAEENAAGDNDSVSQNDDGTWTADGYTGNGYGDTYYFDGDLTDFGPVEDFAEVRVDGSAVDLSRFVSASDSEPERHTIEVLTTEDPSQLDYTFTTTGEITRVTDAEENAAGDNDSVTENDDGTWTADGFTGNGYGDTYTFEGELTDFGPVTDYAEVRVDGSAVDLEQFRPEQRTIEVLTTEDPSELDYAFTTTGEITRVTDAEENAAGDNDSVTETGDGTWRADGYTGNGYGDTYRFRGELLTFGPDVDHAEVRVDGDAIDLSQYEAPEPTAVVGGGEGYSGTVPQSEADAVVSTRGELESALDDASSGDVVYVEPGASINVPDRELTVPAGVTLASNRGIDGAPGGEIRADEVYGEGPLQTEDDVRVTGLRVTGSIDEYVEFDRPVHSGVTVKGTGCEVDNVEISGFSYGGVKLQEPAYVHHSHIHTNAMGGLGYGIVCNQEGGDTLIEYNEFNLNRHSVASRGYAGYEVRYNHFGEDAIAYQVGTHRPGGTTLEIHHNTFVPTLHLNSGEDPESHVSIRGVPDDVADIHHNWFHNPQEPAPGRGTESIIQPHVEEFTNLDYRNNHYGADEPSDDDIGCP